The sequence below is a genomic window from Venturia canescens isolate UGA chromosome 9, ASM1945775v1, whole genome shotgun sequence.
ATATTCTAGAAGCGCCAAATGAAACGTGAGATTTATTGAGTCAAAGATAATTTTGGCACGCGAGCTCGTATCGATATCTCGGAAAATCCTTGatcaaaacgaatttttttttttcaaaaaatcgttttactAACACTTCGACAACATTGCAGTGTCGATAGTTTAACTGTTCCGTGAATTTTTTGGATAAAAATGTTTTGGtagacgaaaaacaaaaatcgctGACGATTCGATGCAAATTGGGAGGACCAACGCGATAAATAAGTGGTTAAAgacaattctttttttttcattgctctgTGCGTTAAGTGACTAAAAAAGCGTTACGGTTCTTACTGACTTTGTGTCCGCCACCAGAATTTGTACTTAACCCTGCTTTTGGCTTGTTCCTGTGAATgaaaataaccatattaatTCCGATACAGACTAGTTTGATGATGGCGTTTTCAATTCATGAAACTTACACGCTTGTGCTAATGGTCGGTACTTTAGGTCCATTGTGgacatttttctcttcgttgtCTGATAGTTCCAGCTCAAGACTCGAAGACTTTCCACGACGACCGTAATATctttgtataaaaataaatcaattttatactaattataaaaaataatattttcaaactcatgtgaacatcaaatttcaaataaatttcaacaactttttgtcaaatttatctaaaaaaatgttttttcacaatttatcTTGCTCGAAATGAAAAGTTGAACTATACGGATGAGTTTTTGGGAATTTCTATTTACCTAGGCAGAGCGGAAGTCTTGTTTTCCGTGCTCTTCGATCTTCTCCCACTTCCACGACTCTTCGACCTCGATCTCGATTTCGTACGTGACTTTGACCTCGAAAGAGACCTCGATCGCGATTTTGACggggaataacgagtttttcgaaaactgTCGCGGGATGCACTTCTGTTGCGAGATCTCGATCTCGAACGTGTTGGCGATCGTGAGTAACTACTTGAAGAACTAGTTCTGGAGCGTTGAAAGCGCGAACGGGACCTTGACCTCGAGCGAGATATTGAGCGCGGGGATCGTGACCTGGTGGGACTCTTGCAGCGAGACGTCACTCTTTGTCGACTTCGAGAACGACGTGTTCGACTTCGCGATCTCGTTCTACCATGTTTACGAGGCCGCGAACGTGGTCTTCTTCCtctgtacgaaaaaaaaaaaaacatcatttgaccttaaaattttgtaaaattttacgGATTCAATAAACTTTTTGATACGATCGTCAATCATTTAGTTTCCAGAAAATCTTTCCCGCCGAATTATAAATACTCTGAATAATTCCAGCATACAAAATGTGCAGGATATTTACCATTGAGAAgtgtaattaataaaactcACCGATTTCGTGACAGACTTCGTCTCCTGTCGCGCGATCTGTACGATCTGTTTCTCGTGTTCGAACGTGACCGACTTCTCGAGCGTGATTTGGAAACCCTCCGACCGGAAGTTCGATCACTGAACAACGGACTATCCgatctttttcttctcaattGCGAATAATTGACTTTCTTCGAGCTCGAGGATGTAACGTGAGAGGAACTTCCATGAGCTTCTTCTTCGCCACCGAAACTTGTGATGTACGTTATTTGTCCAGTGTTTACAGGTGACGTCGATCGGGAACGAGATTTTGACGAAGATTTTCTATAAGGATTGTACTCGGGACTTTCACGCGCTGCATAActagaaaaaagagaaaaaaaacagaaatttagaaattccaACTAATTCGATACTGTGTTTGGCGTATTTTTCAGTGGCTATTTGTGCTTTTTTACCTCGGTGGACTCATAACTCGtccgatcatttttttttcacgaaaagctCGCCGTTCCCGACGCGATCTTCTGCCTGAATACAtcgctttttcttcctcctgtTTCCGAGCCTGTCTTAACGTTTCAGCCTCTTCGAAATCCTGGGTCAAAAAACTAAAGTAATCGGCACCAAGGAGGCCGTATTTTTGAGCAACTTGGTTCATTTCGTGAGCTTGGGACGGTTCTATTTGCGAAACGTCTACACAAATATCtggaatatcatttttttttattcattatcaATATTTACAAAACATGTAATGAAAACTCATTCTCCATAAAGTCT
It includes:
- the LOC122415936 gene encoding CLK4-associating serine/arginine rich protein-like isoform X2 translates to MSFSVKKTGGRMWHEARKQEKKIRGMLVDYRRRAERRRDYYEKIKSDPTQFLQLHGRPCKIHLDPVIAAAGDSPANMMPWQGNDDNLIDRFDVRAHLDWIPEAPDTIDVDIALTSEDRHINYERYRIIVQNEFLGVTEEKFLHQIHLEEQFGSSTKPDSIKDKKKSSNNAAIGYNYDTEEAIPEPVKHTEQNTSEEKPEDEDSDIDLDICVDVSQIEPSQAHEMNQVAQKYGLLGADYFSFLTQDFEEAETLRQARKQEEEKAMYSGRRSRRERRAFREKKMIGRVMSPPSYAARESPEYNPYRKSSSKSRSRSTSPVNTGQITYITSFGGEEEAHGSSSHVTSSSSKKVNYSQLRRKRSDSPLFSDRTSGRRVSKSRSRSRSRSNTRNRSYRSRDRRRSLSRNRGRRPRSRPRKHGRTRSRSRTRRSRSRQRVTSRCKSPTRSRSPRSISRSRSRSRSRFQRSRTSSSSSYSRSPTRSRSRSRNRSASRDSFRKTRYSPSKSRSRSLSRSKSRTKSRSRSKSRGSGRRSKSTENKTSALPRYYGRRGKSSSLELELSDNEEKNVHNGPKVPTISTSVNKPKAGLSTNSGGGHKVIDQNYTPGAA
- the LOC122415936 gene encoding CLK4-associating serine/arginine rich protein-like isoform X1, yielding MSFSVKKTGGRMWHEARKQEKKIRGMLVDYRRRAERRRDYYEKIKSDPTQFLQLHGRPCKIHLDPVIAAAGDSPANMMPWQGNDDNLIDRFDVRAHLDWIPEAPDTIDVDIALTSEDRHINYERYRIIVQNEFLGVTEEKFLHQIHLEEQFGSSTKPDSIKDKKKSSNNAAIGYNYDTEEAIPEPVKHTEQNTSEEKPEDEDSDIDLDICVDVSQIEPSQAHEMNQVAQKYGLLGADYFSFLTQDFEEAETLRQARKQEEEKAMYSGRRSRRERRAFREKKMIGRVMSPPSYAARESPEYNPYRKSSSKSRSRSTSPVNTGQITYITSFGGEEEAHGSSSHVTSSSSKKVNYSQLRRKRSDSPLFSDRTSGRRVSKSRSRSRSRSNTRNRSYRSRDRRRSLSRNRGRRPRSRPRKHGRTRSRSRTRRSRSRQRVTSRCKSPTRSRSPRSISRSRSRSRSRFQRSRTSSSSSYSRSPTRSRSRSRNRSASRDSFRKTRYSPSKSRSRSLSRSKSRTKSRSRSKSRGSGRRSKSTENKTSALPRYYGRRGKSSSLELELSDNEEKNVHNGPKVPTISTSVNKPKAGLSTNSGGGHKSTKITPQERLKKKMQVLLNRQYKADKKAEQLRMEKMEQQRQDREDEIREMSLKLRRKQRERRHRYEGHSSDSRSSGSRSPSPARSPRHVVRRDRRDRDNRDFDAENERERERDRREDRDKSRQESRRRYRETPPRSLSPRSSRCLVDY